From Pseudoalteromonas rubra, one genomic window encodes:
- a CDS encoding chloride channel protein: MSFDNVRRRLAKPKTSIQLCLLGIGAGLIAAILIILFRLTIMLVQSTFLDSPDDFTTLPDHQRILLPVGAALLIALFASLTGFKHYRLGIPFVIYRIKQHYGQMPIWNSVNQFFGGAVALISGFSVGREGPSVHMGATGASILAERLHLPMNAARTLAGCGVAAGIAASFNTPLAAVIFVMEVVLREYKIHIFVPIMLAAVTGALATQYVFGHDLELSLISVSTLSFWHYPFLILCGFVLGAIAFAFNQNLMMIIKTFKPISMFPRLMLAGLLAGLIGYLVPEAMGSGMSAIKIAVETPGELQLLTTILIAKLLATIFAIGLGIPGGIIGPVIGLGVLIGTLMAYFAQYISPDVSVAGTYGVLGMAGLLAATLHAPLAALTAVMELTSSPQIVVPAMIVISCAYVTALQVFGNRSIFLQQLDFQALPYQVSPAKEALQKVGIMEEMDEGFKLLYSDDKDQIKETLSAIDSQTPLIVYDEEHGYRLAEYDLSLISEQSMTITYIELQGLSTQATLADAFDILKDKRSGAVYVYNQKNNEQIMGLLRWDQIRHILTMRNSLL, translated from the coding sequence ACTTTTTTAGACAGTCCAGATGATTTCACCACCTTACCGGATCACCAGCGCATACTGCTACCTGTCGGTGCCGCGTTACTGATCGCCCTGTTTGCCAGTCTGACCGGGTTTAAACACTATCGCCTCGGCATCCCGTTTGTGATCTATCGTATCAAACAGCATTATGGACAAATGCCCATCTGGAACTCGGTCAATCAATTTTTCGGCGGCGCTGTGGCACTCATCAGTGGCTTTTCAGTCGGACGCGAAGGTCCATCCGTACACATGGGCGCGACGGGAGCCAGTATTCTGGCCGAACGCCTGCATTTACCCATGAACGCAGCCCGGACATTGGCTGGGTGCGGTGTTGCAGCAGGCATTGCGGCTTCGTTTAATACCCCCCTGGCCGCCGTCATCTTTGTCATGGAAGTGGTACTGCGGGAATACAAAATTCATATCTTCGTGCCAATCATGCTCGCAGCGGTGACTGGCGCCCTGGCAACACAATACGTGTTTGGCCACGACCTGGAGCTATCACTCATCAGTGTTTCGACACTGTCGTTCTGGCATTATCCGTTTTTGATTCTGTGTGGTTTTGTGCTGGGTGCCATTGCTTTTGCATTTAATCAGAACCTGATGATGATCATAAAAACCTTTAAACCTATCAGCATGTTTCCGCGCCTGATGCTGGCCGGATTACTGGCCGGACTGATAGGCTACCTGGTGCCGGAAGCCATGGGCTCGGGTATGAGCGCAATTAAAATTGCCGTGGAAACGCCCGGCGAGCTGCAACTGCTGACTACCATTTTGATTGCTAAACTGCTGGCAACCATCTTTGCCATTGGCCTGGGGATCCCCGGAGGGATCATAGGCCCGGTCATCGGACTGGGAGTCTTGATTGGTACCTTAATGGCATATTTTGCTCAGTATATTTCTCCTGACGTCAGTGTTGCCGGAACCTACGGTGTTCTGGGCATGGCCGGGCTGCTAGCTGCGACATTGCATGCCCCCCTGGCAGCCCTGACCGCAGTCATGGAGCTGACCTCCAGCCCTCAGATCGTCGTGCCCGCTATGATTGTAATTTCCTGCGCTTATGTCACTGCATTACAAGTCTTTGGGAATCGTTCGATTTTCTTACAGCAGCTGGATTTCCAGGCGCTGCCCTACCAGGTTTCCCCAGCCAAAGAGGCACTGCAAAAGGTTGGGATTATGGAAGAAATGGACGAGGGCTTTAAACTCCTCTACTCGGACGATAAAGACCAAATCAAAGAGACCTTGTCGGCCATCGACAGTCAGACGCCACTGATAGTGTACGACGAGGAGCATGGTTATCGGCTGGCAGAGTATGACCTCAGCCTGATCTCAGAGCAGAGCATGACCATCACTTATATCGAACTACAAGGGCTGAGCACACAAGCCACGCTGGCTGACGCATTTGATATCCTCAAAGACAAGCGCTCAGGCGCCGTCTATGTGTATAATCAAAAAAATAACGAACAAATTATGGGCCTGCTCCGGTGGGATCAGATCCGCCATATTCTCACTATGAGAAACAGCTTGCTGTAA
- a CDS encoding CopD family protein, giving the protein MTTILVYKALHIFFMVAWFAGIFYLPRLFVYHAMTDEKPCSAMLKIMERRLLYFVTPFAILTAVFGVLLITSYGREWFRANLWLHYKLIPVIMLYLYHAYCFKLLADFKHDRNQRSDRFYRIFNEFPVILLLIIILLAILKPVF; this is encoded by the coding sequence ATGACGACGATACTTGTGTACAAAGCGCTACACATCTTTTTTATGGTTGCCTGGTTTGCCGGGATATTCTATCTGCCAAGATTGTTTGTTTATCACGCGATGACAGACGAAAAGCCCTGCTCCGCGATGCTTAAAATCATGGAGCGACGCCTGCTCTATTTTGTCACGCCTTTTGCGATACTCACCGCAGTATTTGGCGTATTGCTCATCACCAGTTATGGCCGGGAGTGGTTTCGCGCCAACCTGTGGCTACATTACAAACTGATACCGGTCATTATGCTCTATTTGTATCACGCTTATTGCTTCAAGCTGCTGGCAGATTTTAAACATGACCGCAATCAACGCAGTGACCGATTCTATCGCATCTTTAACGAGTTTCCGGTGATATTACTGCTGATCATCATCCTGCTCGCCATCTTGAAACCGGTTTTTTGA